The following are encoded in a window of SAR324 cluster bacterium genomic DNA:
- a CDS encoding ATP synthase F0 subunit B gives MDYKQTIIENAWGGLNMDFGLLHVQLATPVMVAIIILVMIFTLNKLLFQPVLRTLDNRNKIVRESSNSTAKARAEMESLKKDYEVRLIESRRVIQDVFHQSYEEAQARHEELVHDAHVFSEAELERGRGTLQKETADAKAQLSALSDELALITANYLLN, from the coding sequence ATGGACTATAAACAAACGATTATTGAAAACGCCTGGGGCGGTCTGAACATGGACTTTGGGTTGTTGCATGTGCAGTTGGCAACTCCAGTTATGGTGGCTATTATTATTCTGGTTATGATTTTTACGCTCAACAAGCTTTTGTTTCAGCCTGTTTTAAGGACGCTGGACAATCGTAATAAAATTGTCAGGGAATCCAGCAACAGTACGGCCAAAGCCCGTGCGGAAATGGAATCACTCAAAAAAGATTATGAAGTCAGATTGATTGAGTCGAGAAGAGTGATTCAGGATGTGTTTCATCAATCGTATGAGGAAGCTCAGGCACGACATGAAGAACTGGTCCATGATGCTCACGTTTTCAGTGAAGCAGAACTTGAAAGAGGCCGTGGAACCCTTCAAAAAGAAACTGCCGACGCAAAAGCACAATTGTCCGCCTTGTCCGATGAACTTGCTTTAATCACTGCCAATTATTTGCTCAATTAG
- the atpD gene encoding F0F1 ATP synthase subunit beta, which translates to MNTGKIIQVMGPVVDVEFESGQLPAIYNALEINYQIDGKDTRLICEVQQHLGESTVRTVSMGSTDGLARGMKVGDLGEPISVPVGPGVLGRIINVIGEPVDELGPVTHEKRYPIHRDAPAFEEQVTSQQMFVTGIKVLDLLCPFSKGGKIGLFGGAGVGKTVVIMELIRNIAAEHGGFSVFAGVGERTREGNDLWNEMKESGVLDKTSLVYGQMNEPPGARARVALTGLSVAEYFRDEEGSDVLMFIDNIFRFTQAGSEVSALLGRIPSAVGYQPTLSTEMGELQERITTTKKGSITSVQAVYVPADDLTDPAPATTFSHLDATVVLSRQISELGIYPAVDPLDSTSRILTADVVGDEHYTVARNVQQILQRYKGLQDIIAILGMDELSEEDKAVVARARKIQRFLSQPFFVAEIFTGKSGQYVDVKDTVRAFKEILEGKHDNLPEQAFYMVGTIEQAIEKAKEMA; encoded by the coding sequence ATGAATACAGGCAAGATTATCCAGGTCATGGGACCCGTTGTGGATGTGGAATTTGAATCAGGTCAATTGCCCGCCATTTATAATGCTCTTGAAATCAACTATCAGATTGACGGCAAAGACACACGCCTCATTTGTGAAGTTCAGCAGCATCTTGGAGAAAGTACTGTTCGGACCGTTTCAATGGGATCAACCGATGGATTGGCCCGTGGAATGAAAGTTGGGGATCTTGGTGAACCTATCAGTGTTCCAGTTGGTCCCGGTGTTTTAGGCCGAATTATTAATGTGATCGGAGAACCCGTTGATGAATTGGGGCCTGTCACGCACGAAAAAAGATATCCTATTCACCGAGACGCTCCAGCTTTTGAGGAACAAGTCACATCACAACAAATGTTTGTGACTGGAATTAAAGTTCTGGATTTGCTCTGCCCGTTTTCCAAGGGTGGAAAAATTGGTTTATTTGGTGGTGCTGGTGTGGGCAAAACCGTGGTCATTATGGAATTGATCCGGAATATCGCCGCTGAACATGGAGGTTTTTCTGTGTTTGCTGGTGTTGGTGAACGAACCCGTGAAGGGAATGACCTGTGGAATGAAATGAAAGAATCAGGCGTTCTTGATAAAACCAGTCTGGTGTACGGCCAAATGAACGAACCGCCTGGAGCTCGTGCTCGTGTAGCGTTGACCGGACTCAGTGTCGCTGAGTATTTCCGTGATGAAGAAGGTTCAGACGTGTTGATGTTCATTGACAATATTTTCCGTTTTACCCAGGCCGGTTCTGAGGTTTCCGCTCTTTTGGGACGGATTCCTTCCGCGGTAGGTTATCAGCCAACGCTTTCCACAGAAATGGGTGAATTGCAGGAACGGATCACCACCACCAAAAAAGGATCCATCACCTCTGTTCAGGCTGTTTATGTACCAGCGGATGACTTGACTGACCCTGCTCCAGCAACAACATTTTCCCATCTGGACGCAACCGTTGTTCTTTCCCGACAAATTTCAGAGTTGGGAATTTATCCTGCTGTGGATCCACTCGATTCAACCTCTCGAATTCTTACGGCGGATGTGGTTGGTGACGAACATTATACTGTGGCCAGAAATGTTCAGCAGATCCTGCAACGATATAAAGGTTTGCAGGACATTATCGCGATTCTGGGGATGGATGAACTTTCCGAAGAAGACAAGGCGGTGGTCGCACGCGCCAGAAAAATCCAGAGATTTTTATCCCAGCCATTTTTTGTGGCAGAAATTTTTACTGGAAAGTCCGGGCAATATGTAGATGTCAAAGACACTGTTCGAGCGTTCAAAGAAATCCTGGAAGGTAAACATGACAATTTGCCTGAACAGGCTTTTTATATGGTTGGAACCATTGAACAAGCTATTGAAAAAGCAAAAGAAATGGCATAA
- a CDS encoding ATP synthase F0 subunit B, with translation MKIKSFFLGTGLLTIIQSTLVFAAEEGGHAPSPLDFVWKVVNFVGLLIILHYFAKKPIVNALRSSSESAKKELEDARQAKEQIIRDMNAFRDKIANMQKETEAMVVRARADAEVEKNKIIADGVLVAQKIREHAQFTIQQEYKIAEQQLKEMVAQQFVELAETKIKNQITSTSHKNLVNQYVNHITQTGDHK, from the coding sequence ATGAAGATTAAATCTTTTTTTCTGGGAACAGGTTTATTGACGATCATCCAGAGCACACTGGTGTTTGCTGCAGAAGAAGGTGGACATGCCCCGTCACCACTGGATTTTGTCTGGAAAGTAGTGAATTTTGTCGGGTTGCTGATCATTCTTCACTATTTTGCTAAAAAGCCCATTGTCAATGCGTTGCGATCGTCTTCAGAAAGCGCAAAGAAAGAACTGGAGGATGCCCGTCAAGCTAAAGAACAAATCATACGGGACATGAATGCATTTCGTGATAAAATCGCAAACATGCAAAAAGAAACAGAAGCCATGGTTGTGAGAGCACGTGCGGATGCGGAAGTAGAAAAAAATAAAATCATTGCAGATGGGGTGCTTGTTGCTCAAAAAATCAGGGAACACGCCCAGTTCACTATACAGCAGGAATACAAAATTGCGGAGCAACAACTCAAGGAAATGGTTGCGCAACAATTTGTTGAATTGGCCGAAACAAAAATTAAAAATCAGATCACTTCAACCAGTCATAAAAATTTAGTTAACCAGTATGTGAACCACATCACTCAAACCGGAGACCACAAGTGA
- the atpG gene encoding ATP synthase F1 subunit gamma, with the protein MPSLKEIRTRISSVKSTQKTTSAMKMVSAAKLKRAENAIHAALPYSQKMRQVVSTLSSNFSEETHPLFRKAEGNRTAIILITSDRGLCGGYNVNLCKNLAGYLQQERLTDYQFYVIGRKGRDYFRKQGTFKKTFMGISPADQYSVVQDIFNDCLNAFENQQIDRVVLAYNHFVSTVTQKPVITELLPIMPPADELQDERETVFEPSLAEILDTLLKKYVENQIFVAWLDTIAGEHAARMMAMDSATKNAAEMIGKLQLFYNRSRQAAITKELIEIISGAESL; encoded by the coding sequence ATGCCTAGTTTAAAAGAAATTCGAACTCGTATATCGAGTGTAAAAAGCACGCAGAAAACGACAAGTGCCATGAAGATGGTGTCTGCCGCTAAATTGAAGCGTGCGGAAAATGCCATCCATGCGGCACTGCCGTATTCTCAGAAAATGCGACAAGTGGTTTCTACCTTGAGTTCTAACTTCAGTGAAGAGACCCATCCTTTGTTTCGAAAGGCTGAAGGAAACCGAACAGCGATTATTCTGATCACTTCAGACCGTGGATTGTGTGGAGGATATAACGTCAATTTGTGCAAGAATCTCGCCGGCTATCTTCAGCAAGAGAGATTAACGGACTATCAGTTTTATGTCATCGGACGCAAGGGACGTGATTATTTCCGCAAACAAGGAACTTTCAAAAAAACCTTTATGGGAATTTCTCCAGCAGATCAGTACTCTGTTGTTCAGGATATTTTCAACGATTGTCTGAATGCGTTTGAAAATCAGCAGATTGACCGGGTGGTGCTGGCGTATAACCATTTTGTCAGCACTGTCACACAAAAACCTGTGATCACCGAACTGCTTCCCATCATGCCCCCGGCAGATGAACTTCAGGATGAACGGGAAACAGTCTTTGAACCATCTCTTGCCGAAATTCTGGATACCCTCCTGAAAAAATATGTGGAAAACCAGATTTTTGTGGCATGGCTTGATACAATCGCAGGAGAACATGCGGCACGCATGATGGCCATGGATTCAGCAACGAAAAACGCTGCTGAAATGATTGGAAAACTGCAATTGTTCTACAATCGTTCTCGTCAGGCCGCGATCACTAAAGAACTTATTGAAATCATCAGTGGTGCAGAAAGTCTGTAA
- a CDS encoding 2-C-methyl-D-erythritol 2,4-cyclodiphosphate synthase produces MFRIGSGFDVHPLVTERNLILGGVRIPFEKGLLGHSDADVLAHAIMDGLLGALALGDIGIHFPDTDSRYKNADSMEMLKRVYQKIVQQQYTLVNLDCTIMAQRPRIMPYMTAIQNNIASVLNAEVSQISIKATTTEKLGFVGREEGIAAQAVVLLQKINFTLNGG; encoded by the coding sequence ATGTTCAGAATAGGCTCAGGATTTGATGTTCATCCGCTGGTCACGGAAAGAAATTTGATATTGGGTGGTGTCAGGATTCCTTTTGAAAAAGGCTTATTGGGGCATTCCGATGCGGATGTTCTGGCACATGCGATCATGGATGGCTTGTTAGGCGCACTGGCGCTCGGAGATATCGGGATACATTTCCCGGACACCGACAGTCGGTATAAAAATGCCGACAGTATGGAAATGCTGAAACGTGTCTATCAGAAAATTGTGCAGCAGCAATACACTCTGGTTAATCTTGATTGTACCATCATGGCCCAACGACCCAGAATCATGCCCTATATGACCGCCATTCAAAACAATATCGCATCTGTTCTGAATGCCGAAGTGTCACAAATTTCCATTAAGGCCACAACCACTGAAAAGTTGGGGTTTGTCGGGCGAGAGGAGGGCATTGCCGCGCAAGCGGTAGTTCTCCTGCAAAAAATTAATTTTACCCTCAACGGAGGTTGA
- the atpH gene encoding ATP synthase F1 subunit delta: MSQFVVAKRYAKALVSLVDTEKELEELGNALTEIAQIYGESTELQHVMIDTKISTQIKNQILVDVMKKQKINAVVQNFVQYLLSKRRIVLLPDIQSAFSRLVMEKLGRLEAEVTVAEELSKSALKELESQLSRYSGKTVSVVQKTDPSIIGGVVTRLGSVIIDGSIRNQLNSVRQSISRG; encoded by the coding sequence GTGAGCCAGTTCGTCGTAGCCAAACGATATGCCAAGGCTTTAGTCAGTCTTGTTGATACCGAAAAAGAATTAGAAGAACTGGGGAACGCCCTGACAGAGATTGCTCAGATCTATGGTGAATCCACAGAACTTCAACATGTCATGATTGACACTAAAATCAGCACTCAGATCAAAAACCAGATTCTGGTTGATGTGATGAAAAAACAAAAAATCAATGCGGTGGTACAAAATTTTGTTCAATATCTCTTAAGCAAACGCCGTATTGTATTACTCCCCGACATTCAATCCGCATTCTCCCGTCTGGTGATGGAGAAACTTGGACGATTGGAAGCAGAAGTCACAGTTGCTGAAGAATTGTCCAAATCCGCTCTGAAAGAACTGGAATCGCAATTGTCGCGTTATTCCGGAAAAACTGTCAGTGTTGTTCAGAAAACTGACCCTTCCATTATTGGTGGAGTGGTTACCCGTTTAGGCTCCGTCATCATTGATGGAAGCATTCGAAACCAGTTAAACAGTGTTCGACAATCTATTAGCAGAGGTTAA
- a CDS encoding F0F1 ATP synthase subunit alpha has product MKIRAEEISEIIKKQIQSFDKTPTTTEVGTVLQVGDGIARVYGLDHVVAGELVEFPHGIIGMALNLEEDNVGVVIFGGDHDIKEGDMVKRTERIAEVPVGEALLGRVVDPLGKPIDGKGAINATATRQIEVIAPGIVARKSVHEPMLTGLKAIDAMVPVGRGQRELIIGDRQTGKTAIAIDAIINQKGGDMICIYVGIGQKRSTMAHIVQKLEDSGAMEYTIVVAATASEPAPLQFLAPYSGCSMGEYFRDKGKHVLCIYDDLSKQAVAYRQLSLLLRRPPGREAYPGDVFYLHSRLLERACKLNENYGTGSLTALPIIETQAGDVSAYIPTNVISITDGQIFLGSELFNAGVRPAINVGLSVSRVGGAAQVKAMKQVAGTLRLDLAQYREKEAFAQFGSDLDKSTQQQLARGQRLVEMLKQPQFSPLAWVDQVLAIFSAINGYLDTYPVSAVKKFEKEFLTVMTSQESQLRSQIIKDQKLDDNSIKKLKGILENFCKTFQPN; this is encoded by the coding sequence ATGAAAATCCGAGCTGAAGAAATCAGTGAAATTATCAAAAAGCAGATTCAGAGTTTTGACAAAACCCCTACTACAACTGAAGTCGGGACTGTCTTACAGGTAGGCGATGGTATCGCGAGAGTTTACGGTCTGGACCATGTGGTTGCTGGAGAACTGGTGGAATTCCCACACGGTATCATTGGTATGGCCCTCAACCTGGAAGAAGATAACGTTGGCGTTGTTATTTTCGGTGGCGACCATGACATTAAAGAAGGTGACATGGTTAAACGAACAGAACGTATCGCGGAAGTTCCCGTTGGTGAAGCTTTGCTGGGCAGAGTGGTGGACCCACTAGGAAAACCTATTGACGGAAAAGGCGCGATTAACGCAACGGCCACCCGACAAATTGAAGTCATTGCTCCGGGAATTGTTGCGCGAAAATCTGTTCATGAACCGATGTTGACAGGTTTAAAAGCGATTGACGCGATGGTTCCTGTAGGACGTGGACAGCGCGAATTGATTATTGGAGACCGCCAGACTGGAAAAACAGCGATTGCGATTGACGCAATCATAAACCAGAAGGGTGGGGATATGATTTGTATTTATGTGGGAATCGGACAGAAGCGATCCACCATGGCGCACATCGTCCAAAAATTGGAAGATTCGGGTGCAATGGAGTATACCATTGTTGTTGCGGCAACCGCCTCTGAACCAGCACCACTTCAATTCCTTGCACCTTATTCAGGGTGCAGCATGGGTGAGTATTTCAGAGATAAAGGGAAACATGTTCTCTGTATTTATGATGACTTGTCAAAACAAGCGGTAGCATACCGACAATTGTCACTGTTGCTGCGACGCCCTCCAGGACGGGAAGCCTATCCCGGTGACGTGTTTTATCTTCACAGTCGCTTGCTCGAACGTGCCTGCAAACTCAATGAAAATTATGGCACTGGCTCATTAACAGCTCTGCCCATTATTGAAACACAGGCCGGTGACGTTTCCGCTTATATTCCAACCAATGTGATCTCTATCACAGACGGACAAATCTTTTTGGGATCGGAACTGTTCAATGCTGGTGTGCGACCTGCGATCAACGTAGGGTTGTCAGTCTCACGAGTAGGTGGCGCGGCTCAGGTAAAAGCCATGAAACAGGTTGCGGGGACTCTGCGACTTGATCTGGCACAATACCGTGAAAAAGAAGCCTTCGCTCAATTTGGTAGTGATCTGGATAAATCAACCCAGCAACAGCTTGCACGGGGACAACGTCTTGTGGAAATGTTGAAACAACCACAATTCAGTCCATTGGCATGGGTGGATCAGGTTCTCGCTATTTTTTCAGCGATCAATGGCTACCTTGATACATATCCTGTCAGTGCTGTGAAAAAATTTGAAAAAGAATTTCTGACAGTAATGACCTCGCAGGAATCACAGTTACGCAGCCAAATCATCAAGGATCAGAAACTTGATGATAACTCAATCAAAAAGCTGAAAGGCATTTTGGAAAATTTCTGCAAAACTTTTCAGCCTAACTAA